The following coding sequences lie in one Arachis hypogaea cultivar Tifrunner chromosome 9, arahy.Tifrunner.gnm2.J5K5, whole genome shotgun sequence genomic window:
- the LOC112711944 gene encoding alpha-L-fucosidase 2 isoform X3 — protein MRTHFGLGRLATIPTALLRQHWLKSANLLITEITLELQKKLSNCQEMYQLLGDIKLEFDDSHAAYSNESYYRELDLDTATAKVTYSVGDVEYSREHFASYPDQVIVSRISASKPASLSFTVSLDSKLQHNLRVSGQNQVIMEGSCPGETKENSSANSKGIQFSAVLDVHISGEKGTVHVLEGSKLRIEGSDSVVLLLTASSSFDGPFTKPEDSKKDPTSDSLNTMKSVKKLSYANLYSRHLDDYQNLFHRVSLKLCKRSNISSQTIPTSARVKSFQTDEDPSLVELLFQYGRYLLISSSRPGTQVANLQGIWNNELKPKWDGAPHLNINLQMNYWPSLPCNLLECQEPLFDYITSLSVSGSKTAKVNYKANGWVTHHVSDIWAKSSAYAGPAVWALWPMGGAWLCTHLWEHYTYTMDKEFLKNKAYPLLEGCTLFLLDWLIEGRNELLETNPSTSPEHMFIAPDQKPASVSYSTTMDMSIIKEVFSSIVSAAEVLGTSNDVVIKRVNEAQSKLPPVKIARDGSVMEWAEDFQDPAVHHRHLSHLFGLFPGHTITPEKTPDICIAADLSLIKRGEDGPGWSTTWKAALWARLNNSEHAYRMVKHLIVLVNPEHEVRFEGGLYSNLFTAHPPFQIDANFGFSAAVAEMLVQSTMKDLYLLPALPRDKWPNGCVKGLKARGGITVNICWKEGDLHEVGLWSENQKSQVRLHHRETMVLAELSPGIVYSYNNQLKCVKTEDIFHC, from the exons ATG AGGACACACTTTGGACTGGGACGCCTGGCAACTATACCGACAGCACTGCTCCGGCAGCACTGGCTGAAGTCCGCAAACTTGTTGATAACAGAAATtactctggagctacagaagaagCTCTCAAATTGTCAGGAG ATGTACCAACTTCTTGGTGATATCAAGTTAGAGTTTGACGATTCTCATGCTGCATACTCTAATGAGTCTTACTACAGAGAGCTGGATTTGGATACGGCAACAGCAAAAGTAACATACTCTGTGGGTGATGTAGAATATAGTCGAGAACATTTTGCTTCTTATCCAGACCAAGTGATAGTGTCAAGGATTTCTGCAAGCAAGCCAGCATCTTTGTCATTTACAGTATCATTGGACAGCAAATTACAACACAATTTAAGAGTTAGTGGCCAAAATCAGGTAATAATGGAAGGAAGCTGTCCTGGTGAGACAAAAGAGAATTCAAGTGCCAATTCAAAGGGAATTCAGTTTTCCGCTGTTCTTGATGTACATATTAGTGGTGAAAAGGGGACTGTGCATGTTTTGGAAGGTTCAAAATTAAGGATTGAAGGTTCGGATTCTGTTGTTTTGCTTCTgacagcttcttcttcttttgatgGACCATTCACAAAACCTGAAGACTCTAAGAAAGACCCTACTTCAGACTCCCTCAATACAATGAAGTCGGTTAAAAAATTGTCATATGCTAACCTTTATTCACGTCACTTGGATGACTATCAGAACTTATTTCATCGTGTTTCATTGAAACTCTGTAAAAGATCAAATATTTCCTCTCAAACCATTCCAACTTCGGCAAGGGTCAAATCTTTCCAAACAGATGAAGATCCTTCACTTGTGGAGCTTTTGTTTCAATATGGTCGATATCTACTTATTTCAAGCTCACGTCCTGGAACTCAGGTGGCAAATCTACAGGGTATATGGAACAATGAACTTAAGCCTAAATGGGA TGGTGCTCCTCACTTGAACATTAATCTTCAAATGAACTATTGGCCATCTCTTCCTTGCAACTTACTTGAGTGTCAAGAGCCGCTATTTGATTACATTACCTCTTTGTCAGTCAGTGGAAGTAAAACTGCAAAG GTGAATTATAAAGCAAATGGTTGGGTTACACATCATGTTTCTGACATATGGGCTAAATCATCCGCATATGCAGGTCCTGCGGTCTGGGCATTATGGCCAATGGGTGGAGCTTGGCTCTGTACCCATCTATGGGAGCATTATACTTATACAATGGACAAA GAGTTTCTCAAAAACAAGGCATATCCTTTGTTGGAAGGATGCACTTTATTTTTGTTGGATTGGTTGATTGAAGGCCGTAATGAATTATTAGAAACCAACCCGTCAACTTCACCGGAGCACATGTTCATTGCACCAGATCAAAAGCCTGCCAGTGTGAGCTACTCGACAACCATGGACATGTCAATCATCAAAGAAGTTTTCTCATCAATTGTATCTGCTGCTGAG GTTTTGGGGACAAGTAATGATGTTGTTATCAAAAGAGTAAATGAGGCTCAGTCCAAGCTGCCACCAGTTAAAATTGCTAGGGATGGATCTGTTATGGAATGG GCAGAAGATTTCCAGGATCCTGCAGTGCATCATAGACATCTTTCGCACCTATTTGGCCTGTTTCCGGGGCACACAATAACTCCTGAAAAGACTCCAGACATCTGTATAGCTGCAGATCTCTCACTAATTAAAAGAG GAGAGGATGGTCCAGGGTGGTCAACAACTTGGAAAGCGGCATTGTGGGCACGTCTTAACAACAGTGAGCACGCATATCGCATGGTAAAGCATTTGATTGTCTTGGTGAACCCTGAACATGAAGTTAGATTTGAAGGAGGACTCTACAGTAACCTGTTCACTGCACATCCCCCTTTCCAAATTGATGCAAACTTTGG TTTCTCAGCAGCAGTTGCAGAAATGCTTGTTCAGAGCACAATGAAGGACCTTTACTTGCTTCCGGCATTGCCTCGCGACAAATGGCCGAACGGCTGCGTGAAAGGATTGAAAGCACGTGGCGGGATCACAGTGAACATATGCTGGAAAGAAGGTGATCTGCATGAAGTTGGGCTATGGTCAGAAAACCAGAAATCCCAAGTGAGACTACACCATAGAGAAACCATGGTGCTAGCAGAATTATCACCAGGCATAGTTTACTCTTACAATAATCAGTTGAAGTGTGTGAAGACTGAAGACATATTCCATTGCTGA
- the LOC112711944 gene encoding alpha-L-fucosidase 2 isoform X4 encodes MLGSLSNCYDFFPVKMYQLLGDIKLEFDDSHAAYSNESYYRELDLDTATAKVTYSVGDVEYSREHFASYPDQVIVSRISASKPASLSFTVSLDSKLQHNLRVSGQNQVIMEGSCPGETKENSSANSKGIQFSAVLDVHISGEKGTVHVLEGSKLRIEGSDSVVLLLTASSSFDGPFTKPEDSKKDPTSDSLNTMKSVKKLSYANLYSRHLDDYQNLFHRVSLKLCKRSNISSQTIPTSARVKSFQTDEDPSLVELLFQYGRYLLISSSRPGTQVANLQGIWNNELKPKWDGAPHLNINLQMNYWPSLPCNLLECQEPLFDYITSLSVSGSKTAKVNYKANGWVTHHVSDIWAKSSAYAGPAVWALWPMGGAWLCTHLWEHYTYTMDKEFLKNKAYPLLEGCTLFLLDWLIEGRNELLETNPSTSPEHMFIAPDQKPASVSYSTTMDMSIIKEVFSSIVSAAEVLGTSNDVVIKRVNEAQSKLPPVKIARDGSVMEWAEDFQDPAVHHRHLSHLFGLFPGHTITPEKTPDICIAADLSLIKRGEDGPGWSTTWKAALWARLNNSEHAYRMVKHLIVLVNPEHEVRFEGGLYSNLFTAHPPFQIDANFGFSAAVAEMLVQSTMKDLYLLPALPRDKWPNGCVKGLKARGGITVNICWKEGDLHEVGLWSENQKSQVRLHHRETMVLAELSPGIVYSYNNQLKCVKTEDIFHC; translated from the exons ATGCTTGGGAGTCTCTCTAACTGTTATGATTTTTTTCCCGTGAAGATGTACCAACTTCTTGGTGATATCAAGTTAGAGTTTGACGATTCTCATGCTGCATACTCTAATGAGTCTTACTACAGAGAGCTGGATTTGGATACGGCAACAGCAAAAGTAACATACTCTGTGGGTGATGTAGAATATAGTCGAGAACATTTTGCTTCTTATCCAGACCAAGTGATAGTGTCAAGGATTTCTGCAAGCAAGCCAGCATCTTTGTCATTTACAGTATCATTGGACAGCAAATTACAACACAATTTAAGAGTTAGTGGCCAAAATCAGGTAATAATGGAAGGAAGCTGTCCTGGTGAGACAAAAGAGAATTCAAGTGCCAATTCAAAGGGAATTCAGTTTTCCGCTGTTCTTGATGTACATATTAGTGGTGAAAAGGGGACTGTGCATGTTTTGGAAGGTTCAAAATTAAGGATTGAAGGTTCGGATTCTGTTGTTTTGCTTCTgacagcttcttcttcttttgatgGACCATTCACAAAACCTGAAGACTCTAAGAAAGACCCTACTTCAGACTCCCTCAATACAATGAAGTCGGTTAAAAAATTGTCATATGCTAACCTTTATTCACGTCACTTGGATGACTATCAGAACTTATTTCATCGTGTTTCATTGAAACTCTGTAAAAGATCAAATATTTCCTCTCAAACCATTCCAACTTCGGCAAGGGTCAAATCTTTCCAAACAGATGAAGATCCTTCACTTGTGGAGCTTTTGTTTCAATATGGTCGATATCTACTTATTTCAAGCTCACGTCCTGGAACTCAGGTGGCAAATCTACAGGGTATATGGAACAATGAACTTAAGCCTAAATGGGA TGGTGCTCCTCACTTGAACATTAATCTTCAAATGAACTATTGGCCATCTCTTCCTTGCAACTTACTTGAGTGTCAAGAGCCGCTATTTGATTACATTACCTCTTTGTCAGTCAGTGGAAGTAAAACTGCAAAG GTGAATTATAAAGCAAATGGTTGGGTTACACATCATGTTTCTGACATATGGGCTAAATCATCCGCATATGCAGGTCCTGCGGTCTGGGCATTATGGCCAATGGGTGGAGCTTGGCTCTGTACCCATCTATGGGAGCATTATACTTATACAATGGACAAA GAGTTTCTCAAAAACAAGGCATATCCTTTGTTGGAAGGATGCACTTTATTTTTGTTGGATTGGTTGATTGAAGGCCGTAATGAATTATTAGAAACCAACCCGTCAACTTCACCGGAGCACATGTTCATTGCACCAGATCAAAAGCCTGCCAGTGTGAGCTACTCGACAACCATGGACATGTCAATCATCAAAGAAGTTTTCTCATCAATTGTATCTGCTGCTGAG GTTTTGGGGACAAGTAATGATGTTGTTATCAAAAGAGTAAATGAGGCTCAGTCCAAGCTGCCACCAGTTAAAATTGCTAGGGATGGATCTGTTATGGAATGG GCAGAAGATTTCCAGGATCCTGCAGTGCATCATAGACATCTTTCGCACCTATTTGGCCTGTTTCCGGGGCACACAATAACTCCTGAAAAGACTCCAGACATCTGTATAGCTGCAGATCTCTCACTAATTAAAAGAG GAGAGGATGGTCCAGGGTGGTCAACAACTTGGAAAGCGGCATTGTGGGCACGTCTTAACAACAGTGAGCACGCATATCGCATGGTAAAGCATTTGATTGTCTTGGTGAACCCTGAACATGAAGTTAGATTTGAAGGAGGACTCTACAGTAACCTGTTCACTGCACATCCCCCTTTCCAAATTGATGCAAACTTTGG TTTCTCAGCAGCAGTTGCAGAAATGCTTGTTCAGAGCACAATGAAGGACCTTTACTTGCTTCCGGCATTGCCTCGCGACAAATGGCCGAACGGCTGCGTGAAAGGATTGAAAGCACGTGGCGGGATCACAGTGAACATATGCTGGAAAGAAGGTGATCTGCATGAAGTTGGGCTATGGTCAGAAAACCAGAAATCCCAAGTGAGACTACACCATAGAGAAACCATGGTGCTAGCAGAATTATCACCAGGCATAGTTTACTCTTACAATAATCAGTTGAAGTGTGTGAAGACTGAAGACATATTCCATTGCTGA
- the LOC112711944 gene encoding alpha-L-fucosidase 2 isoform X2, whose protein sequence is MTSIEDQSSVVARLLLFLLLAFNVPLTHSSSLTENGEWNMEDDVPLKVTFCEGATHWTDAIPIGNGRLGAMIWGDVSSELIQLNEDTLWTGTPGNYTDSTAPAALAEVRKLVDNRNYSGATEEALKLSGGPGAMYQLLGDIKLEFDDSHAAYSNESYYRELDLDTATAKVTYSVGDVEYSREHFASYPDQVIVSRISASKPASLSFTVSLDSKLQHNLRVSGQNQVIMEGSCPGETKENSSANSKGIQFSAVLDVHISGEKGTVHVLEGSKLRIEGSDSVVLLLTASSSFDGPFTKPEDSKKDPTSDSLNTMKSVKKLSYANLYSRHLDDYQNLFHRVSLKLCKRSNISSQTIPTSARVKSFQTDEDPSLVELLFQYGRYLLISSSRPGTQVANLQGIWNNELKPKWDGAPHLNINLQMNYWPSLPCNLLECQEPLFDYITSLSVSGSKTAKVNYKANGWVTHHVSDIWAKSSAYAGPAVWALWPMGGAWLCTHLWEHYTYTMDKEFLKNKAYPLLEGCTLFLLDWLIEGRNELLETNPSTSPEHMFIAPDQKPASVSYSTTMDMSIIKEVFSSIVSAAEVLGTSNDVVIKRVNEAQSKLPPVKIARDGSVMEWAEDFQDPAVHHRHLSHLFGLFPGHTITPEKTPDICIAADLSLIKRGEDGPGWSTTWKAALWARLNNSEHAYRMVKHLIVLVNPEHEVRFEGGLYSNLFTAHPPFQIDANFGFSAAVAEMLVQSTMKDLYLLPALPRDKWPNGCVKGLKARGGITVNICWKEGDLHEVGLWSENQKSQVRLHHRETMVLAELSPGIVYSYNNQLKCVKTEDIFHC, encoded by the exons ATGACTTCAATTGAAGACCAATCTTCAGTTGTTGCAAGGCTACTGCTCTTTCTACTGTTAGCTTTCAATGTTCCACTCACCCATTCCTCATCATTAACA GAGAATGGAGAGTGGAATATGGAGGATGATGTCCCCCTGAAGGTAACATTCTGTGAGGGTGCTACTCACTGGACCGATGCCATACCCATCGGAAATGGCCGTCTTGGGGCCATGATTTGGGGTGACGTTTCATCAGAACTTATTCAGCTCAATG AGGACACACTTTGGACTGGGACGCCTGGCAACTATACCGACAGCACTGCTCCGGCAGCACTGGCTGAAGTCCGCAAACTTGTTGATAACAGAAATtactctggagctacagaagaagCTCTCAAATTGTCAGGAGGTCCTGGTGCT ATGTACCAACTTCTTGGTGATATCAAGTTAGAGTTTGACGATTCTCATGCTGCATACTCTAATGAGTCTTACTACAGAGAGCTGGATTTGGATACGGCAACAGCAAAAGTAACATACTCTGTGGGTGATGTAGAATATAGTCGAGAACATTTTGCTTCTTATCCAGACCAAGTGATAGTGTCAAGGATTTCTGCAAGCAAGCCAGCATCTTTGTCATTTACAGTATCATTGGACAGCAAATTACAACACAATTTAAGAGTTAGTGGCCAAAATCAGGTAATAATGGAAGGAAGCTGTCCTGGTGAGACAAAAGAGAATTCAAGTGCCAATTCAAAGGGAATTCAGTTTTCCGCTGTTCTTGATGTACATATTAGTGGTGAAAAGGGGACTGTGCATGTTTTGGAAGGTTCAAAATTAAGGATTGAAGGTTCGGATTCTGTTGTTTTGCTTCTgacagcttcttcttcttttgatgGACCATTCACAAAACCTGAAGACTCTAAGAAAGACCCTACTTCAGACTCCCTCAATACAATGAAGTCGGTTAAAAAATTGTCATATGCTAACCTTTATTCACGTCACTTGGATGACTATCAGAACTTATTTCATCGTGTTTCATTGAAACTCTGTAAAAGATCAAATATTTCCTCTCAAACCATTCCAACTTCGGCAAGGGTCAAATCTTTCCAAACAGATGAAGATCCTTCACTTGTGGAGCTTTTGTTTCAATATGGTCGATATCTACTTATTTCAAGCTCACGTCCTGGAACTCAGGTGGCAAATCTACAGGGTATATGGAACAATGAACTTAAGCCTAAATGGGA TGGTGCTCCTCACTTGAACATTAATCTTCAAATGAACTATTGGCCATCTCTTCCTTGCAACTTACTTGAGTGTCAAGAGCCGCTATTTGATTACATTACCTCTTTGTCAGTCAGTGGAAGTAAAACTGCAAAG GTGAATTATAAAGCAAATGGTTGGGTTACACATCATGTTTCTGACATATGGGCTAAATCATCCGCATATGCAGGTCCTGCGGTCTGGGCATTATGGCCAATGGGTGGAGCTTGGCTCTGTACCCATCTATGGGAGCATTATACTTATACAATGGACAAA GAGTTTCTCAAAAACAAGGCATATCCTTTGTTGGAAGGATGCACTTTATTTTTGTTGGATTGGTTGATTGAAGGCCGTAATGAATTATTAGAAACCAACCCGTCAACTTCACCGGAGCACATGTTCATTGCACCAGATCAAAAGCCTGCCAGTGTGAGCTACTCGACAACCATGGACATGTCAATCATCAAAGAAGTTTTCTCATCAATTGTATCTGCTGCTGAG GTTTTGGGGACAAGTAATGATGTTGTTATCAAAAGAGTAAATGAGGCTCAGTCCAAGCTGCCACCAGTTAAAATTGCTAGGGATGGATCTGTTATGGAATGG GCAGAAGATTTCCAGGATCCTGCAGTGCATCATAGACATCTTTCGCACCTATTTGGCCTGTTTCCGGGGCACACAATAACTCCTGAAAAGACTCCAGACATCTGTATAGCTGCAGATCTCTCACTAATTAAAAGAG GAGAGGATGGTCCAGGGTGGTCAACAACTTGGAAAGCGGCATTGTGGGCACGTCTTAACAACAGTGAGCACGCATATCGCATGGTAAAGCATTTGATTGTCTTGGTGAACCCTGAACATGAAGTTAGATTTGAAGGAGGACTCTACAGTAACCTGTTCACTGCACATCCCCCTTTCCAAATTGATGCAAACTTTGG TTTCTCAGCAGCAGTTGCAGAAATGCTTGTTCAGAGCACAATGAAGGACCTTTACTTGCTTCCGGCATTGCCTCGCGACAAATGGCCGAACGGCTGCGTGAAAGGATTGAAAGCACGTGGCGGGATCACAGTGAACATATGCTGGAAAGAAGGTGATCTGCATGAAGTTGGGCTATGGTCAGAAAACCAGAAATCCCAAGTGAGACTACACCATAGAGAAACCATGGTGCTAGCAGAATTATCACCAGGCATAGTTTACTCTTACAATAATCAGTTGAAGTGTGTGAAGACTGAAGACATATTCCATTGCTGA
- the LOC112711944 gene encoding alpha-L-fucosidase 2 isoform X1: protein MTSIEDQSSVVARLLLFLLLAFNVPLTHSSSLTCVDFAMKENGEWNMEDDVPLKVTFCEGATHWTDAIPIGNGRLGAMIWGDVSSELIQLNEDTLWTGTPGNYTDSTAPAALAEVRKLVDNRNYSGATEEALKLSGGPGAMYQLLGDIKLEFDDSHAAYSNESYYRELDLDTATAKVTYSVGDVEYSREHFASYPDQVIVSRISASKPASLSFTVSLDSKLQHNLRVSGQNQVIMEGSCPGETKENSSANSKGIQFSAVLDVHISGEKGTVHVLEGSKLRIEGSDSVVLLLTASSSFDGPFTKPEDSKKDPTSDSLNTMKSVKKLSYANLYSRHLDDYQNLFHRVSLKLCKRSNISSQTIPTSARVKSFQTDEDPSLVELLFQYGRYLLISSSRPGTQVANLQGIWNNELKPKWDGAPHLNINLQMNYWPSLPCNLLECQEPLFDYITSLSVSGSKTAKVNYKANGWVTHHVSDIWAKSSAYAGPAVWALWPMGGAWLCTHLWEHYTYTMDKEFLKNKAYPLLEGCTLFLLDWLIEGRNELLETNPSTSPEHMFIAPDQKPASVSYSTTMDMSIIKEVFSSIVSAAEVLGTSNDVVIKRVNEAQSKLPPVKIARDGSVMEWAEDFQDPAVHHRHLSHLFGLFPGHTITPEKTPDICIAADLSLIKRGEDGPGWSTTWKAALWARLNNSEHAYRMVKHLIVLVNPEHEVRFEGGLYSNLFTAHPPFQIDANFGFSAAVAEMLVQSTMKDLYLLPALPRDKWPNGCVKGLKARGGITVNICWKEGDLHEVGLWSENQKSQVRLHHRETMVLAELSPGIVYSYNNQLKCVKTEDIFHC from the exons ATGACTTCAATTGAAGACCAATCTTCAGTTGTTGCAAGGCTACTGCTCTTTCTACTGTTAGCTTTCAATGTTCCACTCACCCATTCCTCATCATTAACA TGTGTTGATTTTGCAATGAAGGAGAATGGAGAGTGGAATATGGAGGATGATGTCCCCCTGAAGGTAACATTCTGTGAGGGTGCTACTCACTGGACCGATGCCATACCCATCGGAAATGGCCGTCTTGGGGCCATGATTTGGGGTGACGTTTCATCAGAACTTATTCAGCTCAATG AGGACACACTTTGGACTGGGACGCCTGGCAACTATACCGACAGCACTGCTCCGGCAGCACTGGCTGAAGTCCGCAAACTTGTTGATAACAGAAATtactctggagctacagaagaagCTCTCAAATTGTCAGGAGGTCCTGGTGCT ATGTACCAACTTCTTGGTGATATCAAGTTAGAGTTTGACGATTCTCATGCTGCATACTCTAATGAGTCTTACTACAGAGAGCTGGATTTGGATACGGCAACAGCAAAAGTAACATACTCTGTGGGTGATGTAGAATATAGTCGAGAACATTTTGCTTCTTATCCAGACCAAGTGATAGTGTCAAGGATTTCTGCAAGCAAGCCAGCATCTTTGTCATTTACAGTATCATTGGACAGCAAATTACAACACAATTTAAGAGTTAGTGGCCAAAATCAGGTAATAATGGAAGGAAGCTGTCCTGGTGAGACAAAAGAGAATTCAAGTGCCAATTCAAAGGGAATTCAGTTTTCCGCTGTTCTTGATGTACATATTAGTGGTGAAAAGGGGACTGTGCATGTTTTGGAAGGTTCAAAATTAAGGATTGAAGGTTCGGATTCTGTTGTTTTGCTTCTgacagcttcttcttcttttgatgGACCATTCACAAAACCTGAAGACTCTAAGAAAGACCCTACTTCAGACTCCCTCAATACAATGAAGTCGGTTAAAAAATTGTCATATGCTAACCTTTATTCACGTCACTTGGATGACTATCAGAACTTATTTCATCGTGTTTCATTGAAACTCTGTAAAAGATCAAATATTTCCTCTCAAACCATTCCAACTTCGGCAAGGGTCAAATCTTTCCAAACAGATGAAGATCCTTCACTTGTGGAGCTTTTGTTTCAATATGGTCGATATCTACTTATTTCAAGCTCACGTCCTGGAACTCAGGTGGCAAATCTACAGGGTATATGGAACAATGAACTTAAGCCTAAATGGGA TGGTGCTCCTCACTTGAACATTAATCTTCAAATGAACTATTGGCCATCTCTTCCTTGCAACTTACTTGAGTGTCAAGAGCCGCTATTTGATTACATTACCTCTTTGTCAGTCAGTGGAAGTAAAACTGCAAAG GTGAATTATAAAGCAAATGGTTGGGTTACACATCATGTTTCTGACATATGGGCTAAATCATCCGCATATGCAGGTCCTGCGGTCTGGGCATTATGGCCAATGGGTGGAGCTTGGCTCTGTACCCATCTATGGGAGCATTATACTTATACAATGGACAAA GAGTTTCTCAAAAACAAGGCATATCCTTTGTTGGAAGGATGCACTTTATTTTTGTTGGATTGGTTGATTGAAGGCCGTAATGAATTATTAGAAACCAACCCGTCAACTTCACCGGAGCACATGTTCATTGCACCAGATCAAAAGCCTGCCAGTGTGAGCTACTCGACAACCATGGACATGTCAATCATCAAAGAAGTTTTCTCATCAATTGTATCTGCTGCTGAG GTTTTGGGGACAAGTAATGATGTTGTTATCAAAAGAGTAAATGAGGCTCAGTCCAAGCTGCCACCAGTTAAAATTGCTAGGGATGGATCTGTTATGGAATGG GCAGAAGATTTCCAGGATCCTGCAGTGCATCATAGACATCTTTCGCACCTATTTGGCCTGTTTCCGGGGCACACAATAACTCCTGAAAAGACTCCAGACATCTGTATAGCTGCAGATCTCTCACTAATTAAAAGAG GAGAGGATGGTCCAGGGTGGTCAACAACTTGGAAAGCGGCATTGTGGGCACGTCTTAACAACAGTGAGCACGCATATCGCATGGTAAAGCATTTGATTGTCTTGGTGAACCCTGAACATGAAGTTAGATTTGAAGGAGGACTCTACAGTAACCTGTTCACTGCACATCCCCCTTTCCAAATTGATGCAAACTTTGG TTTCTCAGCAGCAGTTGCAGAAATGCTTGTTCAGAGCACAATGAAGGACCTTTACTTGCTTCCGGCATTGCCTCGCGACAAATGGCCGAACGGCTGCGTGAAAGGATTGAAAGCACGTGGCGGGATCACAGTGAACATATGCTGGAAAGAAGGTGATCTGCATGAAGTTGGGCTATGGTCAGAAAACCAGAAATCCCAAGTGAGACTACACCATAGAGAAACCATGGTGCTAGCAGAATTATCACCAGGCATAGTTTACTCTTACAATAATCAGTTGAAGTGTGTGAAGACTGAAGACATATTCCATTGCTGA